A region of the Anaerolineae bacterium genome:
CCCACGTTGCCACCCAGGTGCATTTTGATGGCCACCGTCTCACCCTGGACGCGATCCCGTAGGTGGAGCGCATCAATGATGCGATCCAGCTTCATCGGAAGCGTCTCTTCAGCGCTCAACCGTGACTGCCGTGCACCTCCGAAGTATACTTTGCTTGCCATCGAATCCTCCTGCCAATGGATTTTCTCGATGTAGAACTACCGCAGAGCTGACCTCTGTTGAAAAGGCAAAAAACGGCCCAGGCGAATGTTTCCAATCGCCGGGCCGATGCTGGTGACAAAAGGCTACACGCGGGTGACGTAACTGCCGTCGCGAGTGTCTACCCGGATCACATCCCCCACGTTAATGAACATAGGCACCTGGACCTTCAACCCGGTCTCTACTGTGACCTGTTTCGAGGGGCTAGCTGCGGTGTCTCCAGCGAAACCGGGCTCGGCCTCGACGACTTTTAAGTCTACCGTGGTAGGCAACTCGATGGCGATCGGCTCACCCCGATACGTTTCAAGCTCCACCACTACGTTCTCGGTAAGGTAGTGGACCGCGTCGCCCAGCGCCTCAGCCCTGAGCACTGGCTGCTCGAAGGTCTCCAGGTCCATGAAGTAGTAGAGGTCTCCATCGCGGTACAGGTACTGTACCGTGTGGTGATCCAAGCGCACGTCCTGAACGCGGTCTCCCGAGGTGAAAGTACGTTCGATGGTAGCGCCAGTGCGGAGGTTGCGCAGCTTGGTACGGATGATGGCATTGCCGCGCCCAGGCTTATGATGTTGATACTCGAGGACACGCCATAGCTCACCATCCAGCTCGACGACAGTACCCTTGCGCATCTCCGTTACGCCGATCATACCCAACCATCCTCCTGGCACACGATTTCGCCAAATTATACGATTGCCGAGCAGAGCCGTCAAACTCTCAGGAACTCTCCTGCCGGCTATAAAGCCTGTGAAAGGGTTTGGCGAACAAGCCAATCAGCCGCCGCCGCAGGCAATTGGGTAAGAGGTCCACGGATCTCGTAGCACCTGGGCAAGGACTGGAGGAAAAGCAGGCCGTACGGTTTGGTCAGCACCCGCCGGTCGAGGATGACGCAGACGCCGATATCCTGGCGACTGCGGATGAGGCGGCCGAATCCTTGGCGGAAACGCAAGATCGCATCGGGCAAGTGATACTCGTGAAAGGGGTCAGCGAAGTTCTGACTGCGAGCCTGGACGATGGGGTCCTGAGGCACAGCAAAAGGCAGACGGCAGATCACCAGCGCGCTGAGCGCCTCACCGGCAATGTCCACACCTTCCCAGAAGCTGCGCGTACCTAGCAGCACCGATTTCGGCGTGGTACGGAAGCCGTGCAACAGTTGCACACGGGAGATCCCATCGCTCTGGCTGAAGATGGTAAAACCCTCCGGCATCAGGGCCTGGATCACCGCCTCCGTGGTTTTGCGGAGTTGGCTGTGTGAGGTGAACAGCGCTAGTAACCGCCCGTTGATCGCCCGCGCCAACTCAATAATCGCGCGCTCGACAGCTTCCTGATAGCCCGGTTGGTCAGGCTCGGGCACGTCGGTCGGCAGGTATAGCAAAGCCTGTCTCTCGTAATCAAACGGTGAGTCCACCGCTAGCTCCTCGGCGTTCCAAGCATTCAACTGCCCACGGATGTACTTGAATGAGCCCGCGGTGCGCAAGGTAGCCGAGGTCATCACGACGGTGCGCTTGGGGCTCAACAAGTGCGCTTCCACTAGCGGCCCGATGTGCAACGGTGCGGCTTTCAGGCTTAGCTGTCCGTTACGGGTGGTAATCTCGGCCCAATAGATTTCGTTGGCATTCGGCGAGGTGATGATCGCCTCGAGCCGCTTGCGATATTCGTTGAGACTGTGGACGGCTTCAGCAAGTTCGAGGATGAGCTCCTCACGATCGGGGATGTCGTACTGGCCGAACTCGCCCAGCCCAGCGGCCAGTTGGCTAGCCTGTTCAGCTAGCGTTTTCAGACAGCGGCTGGCTTCATCCCATGCAGTTTCCAGCTCCAACCACGCCGGCTGGCGGCGCATCCCCTGATCGAGTGGGATGCGAACATCGTAAGGGGTGTCCAGGCGCTGGCGGGAATGACGACGCAGGAAGTCAAGCATTGTCGCGAAGAAGCGGGCCATGTGGGCCTGCGCCATCTGAGCGGTTTGTTGGATGATCCGCACGTGAGCCTGAAAGAGCTCCAGGATCTGCGGCTCCACAGCCTGGCGGAGGCTATGAAGTATCTCGTCAAGGAGGCCTAGGCGATGGCTAGTGGTGTACAGCTTGCTCAACCGCTGGTCGGTGACCTCGTTTGAGGCGGTGAAGGTGAGCTGTTGGGTAGCGGCCTCCTCTATGTGATGGGCTTCGTCTATGATAAGATGCGTGTATTCGGGCAGGACGCGGTTTTCGGCGGCGATGTCGGCAAACAGGAGAGCGTGATTGATGATGAGGACGTGCGCGCTTTGGGCTCGCTGGTGGGCCTGATAAAAGAAGCAACGCCCTTTCTGTTTACGCAGGCAGCGCTCAAGCGTGCATCCCTCCGGCTCACTGGCGATCTGATCCCACACAGCGCGTTCCTCGGCGTTGGGTAGGAAGAGCTCAGCTTGATCACCAGTGGCAGTGTTCGGCAGCCAGGCCAGAACCTGGGCGATGACGTTCATCTCAGGGATGGTCAGCTCAGATGCTTGGAATAATGCCTCGAAGCGTCGAGGGCACAGATAATTGCTGCGCCCCTTTAACAGCGCGCAGCGCACTTCGGTCCCCAGGATGCGCCGCAGATCGGGGATATCTTTTCGGAAGAGCTGCTCCTGGAGGTTAATAGTGTTAGTGGAGATGACAACTCGCTCTTGGTTATCCAAAGCGAAGCGTATGGCCGGCAACAGGTAGGCCAGGGACTTGCCGGTGCCTGTACCGGCTTCTACCAATAGGTGTCGCCCCTCGTTGAATGCACGCGCTACGGCAGCCAGCATCTGCACTTGCTGCGGGCGATGTTCATAAGCGGGGAATTGGACCGCCACCTGCCCGCCAGGAACCAGCATGTTCGTTAACGCCGACACGTCCAACGGCTTAGCGGGGAGTTCACCAGGCTCTCTCACTTGGAGGGATTCACCAGACGGCCAGAGAGGCTCCGGTGAAGCCGGCTTGGCGGGCACAGAGCGGGTGAAGGCATGGCGTGCCTGTCGTCGCTCGATCTCTTGGAACACCTCGCGCAGAGGCCATGGAGGGCGGCATCGCTCAGCCAGATGATTAATCTGCTGAATTACCTGGAAGGGGATATGCATCTCCGCATGGCGGATAAGGGCCCGGAACAGCTCGGCAGCGGCCTGCGCATCGGCCAGGGCGCGATGAGCCGTGCTAAGCTTGACGTTTAGGAACTCGGCCAGCGCGCTGAGAGCATAGCTTTTTTGGCGGGGCAAGACGATAGCAGCTAGGGTGAAGGTATCCACCGTCGGATTGCGCGTGAGGAAGTCAGCCTGGCGAAGAAAGCTGAGATCGAAAGCAAGGTTGTGGCCGATCAGGGTGGCGTCTCCTACAAACCGGCGGAGCGAGGGCAACACCATTGGGAGGGTGGGAGCGCGGCTCACCGCCGCGTTGGAGATGCCAGTAAGCTGCTCGATACGCGGGGGAATGGGGCAGCCAGGGTTGACCAGAGTAGACCAGGTCTGAATCTCCCCATCGCTCTGGAAGCGGACGACGCCGATCTCGATGATTCTATCTCGTTCCGGATCGAGCCCAGTGGTCTCCAGGTCTAGGGCAACAAAAGTAGGTCTCACGACTTTTTTCCAATAAGGTAAGATGGCGCGGGCATTATACCACATATCATAAAAAGCCCTTTTTGAGCCATCTCATGGTTGACATTCGCTGGGTTCAGCGCGATACTAAAGCAGTGTCATGTTCGGACTCTGGGAGGGTGGTGGTCTGAGTTGGTTCTAAGCGATTTCCAGGCGTAGACTGGGTCGGTCCACTGAGCAGCTAGTTCATCGTCCAGGATGGTGTAGGGCATGCCCGGCGTCTACAATTCGGCCGGGTGGGGAGGGTGATCTTTTCGCAAAGAGCGATGCACCACAGCGAGCGGTGAAGCCTTCTCGGCTTAGAGACCATCGCAGCACGGGTCGGCTTGTAGATGGATGGGCTTTGCCTGAATCAAATCACAGCTCAGACAACGGGAGGTGAAAGGTGCGACAACAACGGTCCCTGATATGGGTGCTCATCTTCAGCCTCTTGCTCACGTTCCTCCCGGCAGGGGGAGCCTCAGCAGCGCCCACTGGTGCTCCATCTGCGCAAGGTGAGGAACCGGTTTTTCGGCTTGAGCTCCCGCGCATCGTTGTGACGATTGACCAAGATGGGTTCCCCAGCGCCTTCGGCCTGAGCGTGGCCGACATCCAACGGATGACCGGTATGGACCTGAGCATGCTTCGCGTGCCGGCGGACACGATGCAGTTGCTTGCTCAGGCTGGCATCCAGCATTTCGAGGTGGTGATCAATGGGCAAGGCCTTTTCTTATTCGCCAACGGCAGCCCTCTGCCTTACCTCAGCTGGGATCAGGAAAGCCTAACAAATTTGGCTAGCGCAATGCAGGCTTTCCAAGTGCCCAATGCAGGGCTCATTGGGCAACTCGTGCCCTTCCTCCAGTACATCAGCATCCCTTTGGTGTTGCAGTTCCCCCTACCAGAAGGGGCTACGGCCGTGCCTCTGCGCGATCCGGCCAATTTCTCCCTAGTACAGGTCGAGGCCGCCAAGGGTGAGGTCGCCGGGCAGCCGCCATTGATCCTGCGCGCCACGGTGGAGGTAAATGCCGAGGGGGTTCCCACGCTGGTCGCGCGGCCTGGTGAAGGGGTCTCCATCCGCCAGATTCAGGAGGTGACAGGCTTTGATCTGAGCGGAGCGCAGGTGCCGTCCAACCTGATGGCCCAGTTGGCAAGCGGAGGAATTCAACATCTGCAACTGCAGACCCTGCCGTATGGACTGCATTTCTACATGAACGGCAAGCCGTTGCTTCGCTTGGCCTGGGATCAGGCGCATCTGGCCACGCTGGCGGATTTGCTGTCTAAGCTGACGGCCGGTCAGCCATGGGCGCCTTTGGTAGGTTTAACCTTGCCGGGCCTGCAGGCGGCCGATATCCGGTTGACGGTCCGTTTCCCATTGCCATCTGGAGCGCAGGAGCTGCCACTGCACGAGTTTGAGGCGGCTCGATAGGGAACGCGCAAATAGGCTCGGTAATCGGCCAAGCCTATTGGATTTATCCTTGGATTCAAACGAAGTGGAGGAGTTATCATGTTGGAGACACGACACGGTCTTCTGCGTACGATCGCCCTGATCAGCAAGGTGCTGGGCATCGTGTTTTTGGTCTTGGGCGTGATCAGCCTCATCGCCGGTTTAACCACTGGCGGGAACATGCCCGCGATCGTAGCCTCGCTGACCAGGGTCGCTGCGCTGTTGCTCTTGATCACAGGCGTTTTCCTCTTTGTCATCCTCTACGCTGTAGGGGATATGGTTCTGGTTTTGTTAGGGATTGAGGAGAACACGCGTGCCTTACGTGAGCAGGTCGCCCGAGGCGTGGCTCCTTC
Encoded here:
- the efp gene encoding elongation factor P, translating into MIGVTEMRKGTVVELDGELWRVLEYQHHKPGRGNAIIRTKLRNLRTGATIERTFTSGDRVQDVRLDHHTVQYLYRDGDLYYFMDLETFEQPVLRAEALGDAVHYLTENVVVELETYRGEPIAIELPTTVDLKVVEAEPGFAGDTAASPSKQVTVETGLKVQVPMFINVGDVIRVDTRDGSYVTRV
- a CDS encoding exonuclease domain-containing protein, which gives rise to MRPTFVALDLETTGLDPERDRIIEIGVVRFQSDGEIQTWSTLVNPGCPIPPRIEQLTGISNAAVSRAPTLPMVLPSLRRFVGDATLIGHNLAFDLSFLRQADFLTRNPTVDTFTLAAIVLPRQKSYALSALAEFLNVKLSTAHRALADAQAAAELFRALIRHAEMHIPFQVIQQINHLAERCRPPWPLREVFQEIERRQARHAFTRSVPAKPASPEPLWPSGESLQVREPGELPAKPLDVSALTNMLVPGGQVAVQFPAYEHRPQQVQMLAAVARAFNEGRHLLVEAGTGTGKSLAYLLPAIRFALDNQERVVISTNTINLQEQLFRKDIPDLRRILGTEVRCALLKGRSNYLCPRRFEALFQASELTIPEMNVIAQVLAWLPNTATGDQAELFLPNAEERAVWDQIASEPEGCTLERCLRKQKGRCFFYQAHQRAQSAHVLIINHALLFADIAAENRVLPEYTHLIIDEAHHIEEAATQQLTFTASNEVTDQRLSKLYTTSHRLGLLDEILHSLRQAVEPQILELFQAHVRIIQQTAQMAQAHMARFFATMLDFLRRHSRQRLDTPYDVRIPLDQGMRRQPAWLELETAWDEASRCLKTLAEQASQLAAGLGEFGQYDIPDREELILELAEAVHSLNEYRKRLEAIITSPNANEIYWAEITTRNGQLSLKAAPLHIGPLVEAHLLSPKRTVVMTSATLRTAGSFKYIRGQLNAWNAEELAVDSPFDYERQALLYLPTDVPEPDQPGYQEAVERAIIELARAINGRLLALFTSHSQLRKTTEAVIQALMPEGFTIFSQSDGISRVQLLHGFRTTPKSVLLGTRSFWEGVDIAGEALSALVICRLPFAVPQDPIVQARSQNFADPFHEYHLPDAILRFRQGFGRLIRSRQDIGVCVILDRRVLTKPYGLLFLQSLPRCYEIRGPLTQLPAAAADWLVRQTLSQAL